A window of the Lactuca sativa cultivar Salinas chromosome 5, Lsat_Salinas_v11, whole genome shotgun sequence genome harbors these coding sequences:
- the LOC111910213 gene encoding glyoxylase I 4, whose product MKAGNPLNLTSLNHVSFLCRSLQESVDFYTKILGFVPIKRPQDFDFDGAWLYNYGIGIHLIQSENPDKVLKKTEINPKDHHISFQCENMGAVEKKLKEMGIEYRRQRVEEYGIHVDQLFFHDPDGFMIEICNCDILPVIPITGEMGLWSSRIRALPLQAAVTNTTVCSAVKR is encoded by the exons ATGAAAGCCGGAAATCCTCTAAATCTCACGTCTCTGAATCACGTCTCCTTCCTATGCCGATCACTACAAGAATCAGTCGACTTCTACACCAAAATTCTTGGATTTGTCCCAATCAAGAGACCTCAAGATTTTGATTTTGATGGTGCATG GCTTTATAACTATGGAATTGGGATACATTTGATTCAATCAGAAAACCCAGATAAAGTTCTCAAGAAAACTGAAATAAATCCAAAAGATCACCATATTTCCTTCCAG TGTGAGAACATGGGAGCTGTGGAGAAGAAACTGAAAGAAATGGGGATAGAGTACAGGAGACAGAGGGTGGAAGAATATGGAATCCATGTCGATCAGTTATTTTTCCATGATCCTGATGGGTTCATGATTGAGATCTGCAACTGCGATATTCTTCCGGTGATTCCCATCACCGGAGAGATGGGTCTATGGAGCTCCCGGATTCGTGCTCTGCCGCTACAAGCAGCAGTAACAAATACGACGGTTTGTTCTGCTGTGAAAAGATAG